The Halanaerobium praevalens DSM 2228 genome contains a region encoding:
- a CDS encoding NAD(P)H-hydrate dehydratase: MQVLTPEMMKKCDQATIKAAYPEILLMESAALATAKMAEEIIEKEISFEYKSELKLSFLIGQGNNGGDGLAAARILKNWGYQPQIVLTCSPSELSGVNALNFKLAVLNKIEIYQFEQLKTKEFISLIKQSDLIVDALLGTGIKGQIRGSVKSIITLINQQLVKKPLTLAVDIPSGIIAANGNLAGDALKADYTVTMAAYKRGLLLYPGKDYAGKIKVVEIGIQSETIQENSDQLKVFNQQEAKKSLPVRKNNSHKGSFGKLALLAGSPGMTGAPILTAKAALKGGLGLVYLLTAAEIAEMTAAQLPELVSVALPSQAGLIKETAAAKILKFTEKVDLIAAGPGLGQDKGVKTLIENILKESSLDLILDADALNVISDLELLKNYKGKLTLTPHPGEMAALTGLSIKEINNNRIDIARKFAQKYQLNLVLKGAATITAAPDGRAYINLSGSNGLATAGSGDVLTGLIAALMAQESDNFRAAALAVYIHGRAGEFAAQANSDYAMIASDIIANLKKVYQELQ; encoded by the coding sequence ATGCAGGTTTTAACTCCAGAAATGATGAAAAAATGTGATCAAGCAACTATCAAAGCAGCTTATCCTGAAATTTTATTAATGGAATCTGCTGCTCTAGCCACTGCTAAAATGGCAGAAGAAATAATAGAAAAAGAAATTAGTTTTGAGTATAAATCTGAACTAAAACTTAGTTTTTTAATTGGTCAAGGTAATAATGGAGGAGATGGTCTGGCAGCAGCTAGAATTTTAAAAAATTGGGGTTATCAACCTCAAATTGTTTTAACTTGTTCTCCTTCAGAGCTAAGTGGAGTTAATGCTCTTAATTTCAAATTAGCAGTTTTAAACAAAATTGAAATTTATCAATTTGAGCAGTTAAAAACAAAAGAATTTATTAGTTTAATTAAGCAGAGCGATTTAATAGTTGATGCACTTTTAGGGACTGGGATTAAAGGTCAAATTAGAGGAAGTGTGAAATCAATAATTACTTTAATTAATCAACAACTAGTTAAAAAGCCTTTAACTTTAGCTGTTGATATTCCTTCTGGAATTATTGCTGCAAATGGCAATTTAGCTGGTGATGCTCTTAAAGCTGATTATACAGTTACAATGGCAGCTTATAAGAGAGGACTATTATTATATCCTGGTAAAGATTATGCCGGTAAAATAAAAGTCGTGGAGATTGGTATTCAGTCTGAAACTATTCAAGAAAATAGTGATCAGCTAAAGGTTTTCAATCAACAAGAAGCCAAAAAATCTCTTCCAGTTAGAAAAAATAATAGTCATAAAGGAAGTTTTGGCAAACTAGCGCTTTTGGCCGGTTCACCTGGAATGACTGGGGCTCCAATTTTGACAGCAAAAGCTGCTCTTAAGGGAGGCTTAGGCTTAGTCTATCTTTTAACTGCAGCTGAAATTGCAGAGATGACTGCAGCTCAATTGCCAGAATTAGTAAGTGTTGCTCTTCCTAGTCAAGCTGGACTTATTAAGGAAACAGCGGCTGCTAAAATACTTAAATTTACAGAAAAAGTGGATCTGATAGCTGCTGGCCCAGGTCTTGGTCAGGATAAAGGTGTAAAAACTTTAATTGAAAATATTTTAAAAGAATCCAGTTTAGATCTTATTTTAGATGCAGATGCTCTTAATGTTATATCCGATTTAGAGCTTTTAAAAAATTATAAAGGTAAATTAACTTTAACTCCGCATCCAGGAGAAATGGCAGCTTTAACAGGACTTAGTATTAAGGAAATAAATAATAATCGAATAGATATTGCACGCAAATTTGCTCAAAAATATCAGTTAAATTTAGTTTTAAAAGGTGCAGCAACTATTACAGCAGCTCCTGATGGTAGAGCTTATATTAATCTGAGTGGTTCTAATGGCTTAGCTACTGCTGGGAGTGGTGATGTTTTAACTGGACTGATAGCTGCTTTAATGGCTCAAGAATCAGATAATTTTAGAGCAGCTGCTCTAGCGGTTTATATTCATGGTAGAGCAGGAGAATTTGCTGCTCAAGCAAATAGTGATTATGCAATGATTGCCTCTGATATAATTGCTAATCTTAAAAAAGTGTATCAAGAATTACAATAA
- the acpS gene encoding holo-ACP synthase: MIIGTGVDIVKNNRIKVLIQKYEAHFLEKVYTKAEISYCQAKKDYAASFAARFAAKEAVLKALGTGMRNNSWQEIEILNNQLGKPEISLFGKTKTRATELKISNIFLSIAHEKEYSIAQVIMEGVK; this comes from the coding sequence ATGATTATAGGAACTGGAGTAGATATAGTTAAAAATAATAGAATTAAAGTTTTAATTCAAAAATATGAAGCTCACTTTTTAGAAAAAGTATATACTAAAGCTGAGATTAGTTATTGTCAAGCAAAAAAAGATTATGCAGCTTCTTTTGCTGCTCGCTTTGCTGCTAAAGAAGCAGTTTTAAAAGCTTTAGGTACAGGTATGAGAAATAATAGTTGGCAGGAGATTGAAATTTTAAATAATCAGCTTGGCAAGCCTGAAATTTCACTTTTTGGTAAAACTAAAACAAGAGCTACTGAACTTAAGATTAGTAATATTTTTTTATCGATTGCTCATGAAAAAGAATATAGTATTGCTCAAGTTATTATGGAAGGAGTAAAATAA
- the glmS gene encoding glutamine--fructose-6-phosphate transaminase (isomerizing), whose product MCGIVGYIGEKKAAPILLSGLKKLEYRGYDSAGIAVQEKDYIKISKKNGKLNKLQKAVSQEIFKGVSGIGHTRWATHGKPSDINSHPHSSTQGEVVIVHNGIIENFRELKAELLKEGHQFKSATDTEVIAHLIASYYQANDLRTAVNKAVKRLEGSFALAVMSKKEKNRIIAVRKDSPLIVGLGEGQNFLASDIPAYLEYTDEFYILEDGEIADITKNEVNIYSFANQLIANKDKTKIDWDAEMAEKQGYKHFMLKEIYEQPESLKRLLEANLKDGSINLRQNGLNKDWLADYDKIHIVACGTAYHSGALAKYLLEDKLRIPVEVEVASEYRYRKPIVDSSTLMIVVSQSGETADTLAALRLAKKEGADVLALTNSRDSSIARESDMIIYLKAGPEIAVASTKAYTNMVAAFYLLLIDGMKQRSEIKQQTIKKYTSDLIKLPEMIRKLIDNSKAQIKLLAEKYALKDNIFFIGRNTDYTLALEGALKLKEISYIHAEAYPAGELKHGTLALIEKGIPVIALASRSDVFAKLFSNLEEVKARGAETLLITEAKQNFKEESIDHLIELPLLNQDFAGLLAIIPLQLLAYYTALECGEDIDQPRNLAKSVTVE is encoded by the coding sequence ATGTGTGGAATTGTTGGTTATATTGGAGAAAAGAAAGCAGCACCAATACTGCTTTCTGGTTTAAAAAAACTAGAATATAGAGGTTATGATTCAGCTGGGATTGCTGTTCAAGAAAAAGATTATATTAAAATTAGCAAAAAAAATGGTAAATTAAATAAATTGCAGAAAGCTGTTAGTCAAGAAATATTTAAGGGAGTTAGTGGTATAGGTCATACAAGGTGGGCTACTCATGGAAAACCATCTGATATCAATTCTCACCCTCATAGTTCTACTCAGGGTGAAGTAGTAATTGTTCATAATGGGATTATTGAAAATTTTAGAGAATTAAAAGCAGAATTATTAAAAGAGGGTCATCAATTTAAATCTGCAACTGATACAGAGGTAATAGCTCATTTAATTGCAAGTTATTATCAAGCAAATGATTTAAGAACTGCAGTGAATAAAGCTGTAAAAAGATTAGAAGGTTCTTTTGCCTTAGCAGTAATGTCTAAAAAAGAGAAGAATAGAATTATTGCAGTCCGCAAAGATAGTCCATTAATAGTAGGACTTGGTGAAGGTCAAAATTTCTTAGCTTCAGATATACCAGCTTATCTTGAATATACAGATGAATTTTATATTTTAGAAGATGGAGAAATAGCAGATATAACCAAAAATGAAGTAAATATTTATTCTTTTGCTAATCAATTAATTGCTAATAAAGATAAGACTAAAATTGATTGGGATGCAGAAATGGCTGAAAAACAGGGTTATAAACATTTTATGCTTAAAGAAATCTATGAACAGCCTGAGTCATTAAAAAGATTACTTGAAGCTAATTTAAAAGATGGATCAATAAATTTGAGGCAAAATGGTTTAAATAAAGATTGGTTAGCTGATTATGATAAAATACATATTGTAGCTTGTGGAACTGCTTATCATTCAGGTGCCCTGGCTAAATATTTATTAGAAGATAAGTTAAGAATTCCAGTTGAGGTTGAAGTTGCTAGTGAATATAGATATCGGAAACCAATTGTTGATAGCAGTACTTTGATGATTGTAGTTAGTCAATCAGGGGAAACTGCAGATACTTTAGCAGCTTTGCGTTTGGCTAAAAAAGAGGGAGCTGATGTTTTAGCTTTAACTAATTCTCGTGATAGCAGTATTGCTCGCGAATCAGATATGATTATTTATCTTAAGGCTGGCCCTGAAATAGCTGTTGCTTCAACTAAAGCTTATACTAATATGGTAGCTGCTTTTTATCTTTTATTAATCGATGGAATGAAGCAAAGATCTGAAATCAAGCAGCAAACTATTAAAAAATATACTTCTGATTTAATTAAACTTCCGGAAATGATAAGAAAGTTAATTGATAATTCTAAAGCTCAAATTAAGTTATTGGCAGAAAAATATGCATTAAAAGATAATATATTTTTTATTGGCCGGAATACAGATTATACTTTGGCCCTAGAAGGAGCTTTAAAATTAAAAGAAATTTCCTATATTCATGCAGAAGCTTATCCTGCTGGAGAATTAAAACATGGAACTTTAGCTTTGATTGAAAAAGGAATTCCAGTGATAGCTTTGGCTAGCAGAAGTGATGTTTTTGCTAAATTATTTAGTAATTTAGAAGAAGTTAAAGCTAGAGGAGCAGAAACTCTATTGATTACTGAAGCAAAACAAAATTTTAAAGAGGAAAGTATTGATCATTTAATTGAATTACCTCTCTTAAATCAAGATTTTGCTGGTTTATTAGCAATTATTCCTTTACAGCTTTTAGCTTATTATACTGCTTTAGAATGTGGTGAGGATATAGATCAACCTCGTAACCTTGCTAAAAGTGTGACAGTTGAATAA
- the glmM gene encoding phosphoglucosamine mutase: MQKKLFGTDGVRGVANHELKGELAFKLGRIGGYHLIKNSKQKRPVVVIGKDTRLSGDMLEAALMAGLTSVGIDVYRLGIIPTPGVCYLSRTKAVAGGIMISASHNPTADNGIKFFDKAGIKLSDTAELEIEKLIFDNHSEELPYPIDKEIGLIEEKYNWIDEYINFVIKSSEQKLKGLKVVIDCANGAAYQASPAVFKALGAEVVVINNHPNGEEINVNCGSTAPQLAAKKVVESGADLGIAHDGDADRVILVDEKGQIVEGDNIMAVVARDMISENKLNKKTVVTTKYSNLGLKESLAEVGAELIITKNGDRYVLAEMLKNDYKLGGEKSGHIIFSQYNTTGDGILTAVKIASIIKKRKKSLSELKKVMTYWPQTLANVKVQAKEKWEQNKKIANKIKAAKKEIGAEGRVFVRASGTEPLIRVMLESKDKDLLQKWENELTQIINLELN; the protein is encoded by the coding sequence TTGCAAAAAAAATTATTTGGAACTGATGGAGTCAGAGGAGTAGCAAATCATGAATTAAAAGGAGAGTTAGCTTTTAAGTTAGGTAGAATTGGCGGTTATCATCTAATCAAAAATTCTAAACAAAAAAGACCAGTAGTTGTAATTGGTAAAGATACAAGGCTTTCAGGAGATATGTTAGAAGCAGCCTTAATGGCAGGTTTAACTTCAGTTGGAATTGATGTTTATAGATTAGGAATTATTCCAACTCCAGGAGTTTGCTATTTAAGTAGAACTAAGGCAGTAGCTGGTGGTATAATGATTTCTGCTTCTCATAATCCAACAGCTGATAACGGAATTAAATTTTTTGATAAAGCTGGAATTAAGTTGAGTGATACAGCAGAATTGGAAATTGAAAAATTGATTTTTGATAATCATTCTGAAGAATTACCATATCCAATTGATAAAGAAATTGGCTTAATTGAAGAAAAATATAATTGGATTGATGAATACATTAATTTTGTAATTAAAAGTTCAGAGCAAAAGCTAAAAGGTTTAAAAGTAGTGATTGATTGTGCTAATGGGGCTGCTTATCAGGCTTCACCTGCAGTTTTTAAAGCTCTGGGAGCAGAAGTTGTTGTAATTAATAATCATCCAAATGGAGAAGAAATTAATGTTAATTGTGGTTCAACTGCACCTCAATTAGCAGCTAAAAAGGTAGTTGAAAGTGGTGCTGATCTAGGTATTGCTCATGATGGGGATGCTGATCGTGTTATTTTAGTTGATGAAAAAGGTCAGATTGTAGAAGGTGATAATATAATGGCAGTTGTTGCCAGAGATATGATTAGTGAAAATAAATTAAATAAAAAAACAGTAGTTACAACTAAATATAGTAATTTAGGGCTTAAAGAAAGTTTAGCTGAAGTGGGAGCAGAATTAATAATTACTAAAAATGGAGATCGTTATGTGCTGGCAGAGATGTTAAAAAATGATTATAAATTAGGTGGAGAAAAATCAGGCCATATTATTTTTAGTCAATATAATACTACTGGAGATGGAATTTTGACAGCAGTTAAAATTGCTTCTATAATTAAAAAGAGAAAAAAAAGTTTATCTGAGTTAAAAAAAGTAATGACTTATTGGCCCCAAACTTTAGCTAATGTTAAAGTTCAAGCAAAAGAAAAATGGGAGCAAAATAAAAAAATAGCTAATAAAATAAAGGCAGCTAAAAAAGAAATTGGGGCAGAAGGTAGAGTTTTTGTTAGAGCCTCTGGAACAGAACCTTTAATTAGAGTTATGCTAGAAAGTAAAGATAAAGATTTATTACAAAAATGGGAAAATGAATTGACTCAAATTATTAATTTAGAATTAAATTAA